One stretch of Pseudomonas fragi DNA includes these proteins:
- a CDS encoding NAD(P)H-dependent flavin oxidoreductase: MSCWPDSRFTDLLGIAHPLIQAPMLGAGADIMIGVAKAGGLGSLACATLSLDAIRSEVAAFRAVCDQPLNLNFFCHQPPEYDEAAIEQWKSLFKPYYSELGADYDAPTPVSSRAPFDDATCALVEELRPEVVSFHFALPAPEFVARVKASGAKVLSSATTVDEAQWLEHHGCDAIIAMGYEAGGHRAMFLHRELTTQIGTFALVPQIVDAVSVPVIAAGGIADARGIAAAFALGASAVQIGTAYLFCPEAKLAKAHHRALREASASDTALTNLFTGRPARGIVNRVMRELGPINPQAPAFPLAGGVLLPLKAKSAADSGDFINLWAGQGFPLSPGRTAELSSFELTRQFVEDYTARSACI, encoded by the coding sequence ATGAGCTGCTGGCCCGATTCGCGCTTCACCGATCTGCTGGGCATTGCCCACCCCCTGATCCAGGCACCGATGCTGGGCGCTGGCGCCGATATCATGATCGGCGTCGCAAAGGCCGGAGGGCTGGGTTCCCTGGCCTGTGCCACGTTGAGTCTTGATGCCATTCGCAGCGAGGTAGCCGCTTTTCGTGCGGTCTGCGACCAGCCGCTTAACCTGAACTTCTTTTGCCACCAGCCCCCGGAGTACGACGAGGCCGCTATCGAGCAGTGGAAGTCGCTGTTCAAGCCATACTACAGCGAACTCGGCGCCGACTATGACGCGCCGACCCCGGTATCCAGCCGCGCGCCATTCGATGACGCCACCTGCGCCCTCGTCGAGGAACTGCGCCCCGAAGTGGTGAGCTTTCATTTCGCCCTGCCGGCGCCGGAGTTTGTGGCCAGGGTCAAGGCCAGCGGGGCCAAGGTGCTCAGTTCGGCCACGACGGTTGACGAGGCGCAATGGCTGGAGCACCACGGCTGTGACGCGATTATCGCTATGGGTTACGAAGCGGGCGGGCATCGGGCGATGTTCCTGCACCGCGAACTGACCACGCAAATCGGCACCTTTGCCCTGGTGCCGCAAATTGTCGATGCCGTGTCGGTGCCGGTGATCGCCGCAGGCGGTATCGCCGATGCACGCGGTATTGCGGCGGCGTTTGCCCTGGGTGCCAGTGCAGTGCAAATCGGCACCGCCTACCTGTTTTGCCCCGAGGCAAAACTGGCCAAGGCTCATCACCGCGCGTTACGCGAGGCGAGCGCCAGTGACACCGCGCTGACCAACCTGTTTACCGGGCGGCCAGCACGGGGCATCGTCAATCGGGTGATGCGCGAACTGGGCCCGATCAATCCCCAGGCGCCAGCCTTTCCGTTGGCGGGGGGTGTGCTGCTGCCGCTCAAGGCCAAATCCGCAGCTGACAGCGGCGACTTTATCAACCTCTGGGCCGGCCAGGGTTTCCCCCTGAGCCCCGGGCGCACCGCCGAACTGTCGTCCTTTGAGCTGACACGCCAGTTTGTCGAGGACTATACCGCCCGTTCTGCATGCATATAG
- the dusA gene encoding tRNA dihydrouridine(20/20a) synthase DusA, producing the protein MLEKSATTPVNKGSAVSRRFSVAPMMDWTDRHCRFFLRLLSKNALLYTEMVTTGALINGDADRFLRHDEAEHPLALQLGGSVPADLAVCARMAQQAGYDEVNLNVGCPSDRVQNNMIGACLMAHPALVADCVKAMRDAVSIPVTVKHRIGINGRDSYAQLCDFVGTVRDAGCTSFTVHARIAILEGLSPKENRDIPPLRYDIAAQLKTDFPELEIILNGGIKTLDQCEEHLQVFDGVMLGREAYHNPYILAEVDQRLFGSSAPVISRAHALALLRPYIAAHLAAGGSMHHITRHILGLGQGFPGARRFRQLLSVDIHKAKDPLALLDQAGELLEGR; encoded by the coding sequence ATGCTAGAAAAATCAGCTACAACCCCCGTAAACAAAGGCTCTGCGGTGTCCAGGCGCTTTAGTGTGGCGCCTATGATGGACTGGACCGACCGCCATTGCCGTTTCTTCCTGCGCCTGCTCTCCAAGAACGCCTTGCTGTACACCGAAATGGTCACCACGGGTGCGCTGATCAATGGTGATGCCGACCGCTTTTTACGTCATGACGAGGCTGAGCACCCGCTGGCCTTGCAACTTGGCGGGAGTGTTCCGGCTGACCTGGCCGTTTGCGCACGCATGGCTCAGCAAGCAGGTTATGACGAAGTGAACCTGAATGTCGGCTGCCCCAGCGATCGAGTGCAGAACAATATGATCGGCGCTTGCCTGATGGCACACCCGGCGCTGGTAGCCGATTGTGTCAAGGCCATGCGCGATGCAGTCTCTATCCCGGTCACGGTCAAGCATCGTATCGGCATCAACGGCCGCGACAGCTATGCACAGTTGTGCGATTTCGTCGGTACGGTCCGTGATGCCGGTTGCACCAGTTTTACTGTGCATGCGCGTATCGCCATTCTCGAAGGGCTGTCGCCAAAAGAGAATCGCGATATCCCTCCCCTGCGCTATGACATCGCCGCACAGTTGAAAACCGATTTCCCTGAACTGGAGATCATTCTCAACGGCGGGATCAAGACCCTTGATCAATGCGAGGAACATTTGCAGGTGTTCGATGGTGTGATGCTCGGCCGCGAGGCCTATCACAACCCGTATATCCTGGCCGAGGTCGATCAACGCCTGTTTGGCAGTTCTGCGCCTGTCATTTCGCGGGCACACGCGCTGGCTCTGTTGCGCCCTTATATCGCTGCACATTTGGCTGCGGGTGGTTCAATGCACCACATCACGCGGCATATTCTTGGGCTGGGCCAGGGGTTCCCTGGCGCCCGACGTTTCCGTCAGTTGCTGTCGGTGGATATCCATAAGGCCAAGGACCCGCTAGCATTGCTGGATCAGGCCGGGGAATTGCTGGAAGGCCGCTAA
- a CDS encoding MFS transporter, giving the protein MSNAHVGWRSHALLLLLAAVFADNFVGRQILAVMIEPIKAEFGVSDTAMGLISGLAFAAVFALLALPAGRLADRMVRTRLLAIACLLWAVATLLCGLAVSFWMLALARMAVAVSESPTTSTSMSIIADLYPPHRRSFAISCFTAAPTFSAVIGLSLGAWVVEQYGWRTAFIAIGLPALLFSTLLAFVAKDPARGRWDLASAHAAHPLQSLGKEARKLWALPAYRCLVMAGGLTTLGSYAIGMWNTSFLVRSHGLSLQHAGLLAGFICGGFAGIGALFSGWLSDHLTRRNPHWQVGIPVIGHVTALSALFAYLLWPNTVWLHVAGVPVPSAMLLCALYSFFSVWWVAPSFNLITQLVPANRRGTAMALQTIISTLLGIGLGPLLAGLLSDALQPAFGIESLRYALLLVSLPVAGAIMLLIRTASHAGQNRYMHAERAV; this is encoded by the coding sequence ATGTCCAACGCTCATGTCGGCTGGCGCAGCCATGCTTTGCTGTTATTGCTGGCGGCGGTGTTTGCCGACAATTTTGTCGGGCGCCAGATTCTGGCCGTGATGATTGAGCCGATCAAAGCCGAATTCGGCGTCAGTGACACGGCAATGGGGCTGATTTCCGGCCTGGCCTTTGCCGCGGTCTTTGCCCTGCTGGCCTTGCCCGCCGGGCGCCTGGCCGACCGTATGGTACGCACCCGCTTGCTGGCGATCGCCTGTTTACTGTGGGCCGTGGCCACCCTGCTGTGCGGGCTGGCAGTGAGTTTCTGGATGCTCGCCCTGGCACGCATGGCCGTGGCGGTGAGCGAGTCGCCGACCACCTCGACCTCGATGTCGATCATTGCCGACCTGTACCCGCCCCATCGCCGTTCGTTTGCCATCAGTTGCTTCACTGCGGCACCGACCTTCTCTGCGGTGATCGGCCTGAGCCTGGGCGCCTGGGTGGTCGAACAGTATGGCTGGCGCACCGCATTTATCGCGATCGGCCTGCCAGCACTGTTGTTCTCCACGCTGCTGGCCTTTGTGGCAAAGGACCCGGCGCGGGGCCGCTGGGACCTGGCCAGCGCCCATGCGGCCCACCCGTTGCAGAGCCTGGGCAAGGAAGCGCGCAAACTCTGGGCCCTGCCCGCCTACCGCTGCCTGGTCATGGCAGGCGGCCTGACCACCCTGGGCTCGTATGCGATCGGCATGTGGAACACCAGTTTTCTGGTGCGCTCCCACGGTTTGTCACTGCAACATGCAGGGCTGCTGGCGGGGTTTATCTGTGGCGGCTTTGCCGGGATCGGCGCCTTGTTCAGCGGCTGGTTGAGCGACCACCTGACCCGGCGCAACCCGCACTGGCAAGTCGGTATTCCGGTGATCGGGCATGTCACGGCACTCAGTGCACTGTTCGCGTACCTGCTATGGCCAAACACGGTCTGGCTGCATGTGGCCGGCGTGCCGGTACCCAGTGCGATGCTGCTGTGCGCGCTCTACAGCTTTTTTTCGGTGTGGTGGGTGGCGCCGTCATTCAACCTGATCACCCAGTTGGTCCCGGCCAACCGCCGGGGTACGGCGATGGCTTTGCAGACCATTATTTCGACCCTGCTGGGAATAGGCCTGGGGCCATTGCTGGCCGGTTTACTCAGCGATGCCCTGCAGCCGGCGTTCGGTATTGAATCGCTGCGTTATGCATTGCTGCTGGTGAGCCTGCCGGTGGCAGGTGCGATCATGCTGCTGATTCGCACCGCCAGCCATGCCGGGCAAAACCGCTATATGCATGCAGAACGGGCGGTATAG
- the dmpG gene encoding 4-hydroxy-2-oxovalerate aldolase, protein MDLRGKKITVHDMCLRDGMHPKRHQITLQQMKDIACGLDAAGVPLIEVTHGDGLGGSSVNYGFPAHTDEQYLSAVIPMLKQARVSALLLPGIGTVDHLQMAYELGVNTIRVATHCTEADVSEQHISYARKLGMDTVGFLMMAHMNSPEGLVKQGKLMESFGANCVYLTDSAGYMLPHDIQARVAALRAALHPDTEIGFHGHHNLSMGVSNSIAAIEAGATRIDAAAAGLGAGAGNTPMEILVAVCDRMGIETGVSVFGIQDVAEDLVVPIMDFPIRSDRDALTMGYAGVYGSFLLFAKRAEKKYGVPAREILVEMGRRGMVGGQEDMIEDTAMTLARQRA, encoded by the coding sequence ATGGATCTTCGCGGCAAAAAAATTACCGTGCATGACATGTGCCTGCGCGACGGCATGCACCCCAAGCGTCACCAGATCACCCTGCAGCAGATGAAAGACATTGCCTGCGGCCTCGATGCTGCGGGCGTGCCCCTGATCGAAGTCACCCACGGCGATGGCCTGGGCGGCAGTTCGGTGAACTACGGCTTCCCGGCGCACACCGATGAGCAGTACCTGTCGGCGGTGATTCCGATGCTCAAGCAGGCCAGGGTCTCGGCCCTGCTGCTGCCCGGCATCGGCACGGTGGACCATCTGCAAATGGCTTACGAGCTGGGGGTCAACACCATTCGCGTGGCGACCCATTGCACCGAAGCCGACGTGTCCGAGCAGCATATTTCCTATGCGCGCAAGCTGGGCATGGACACCGTGGGGTTTCTGATGATGGCCCATATGAACAGCCCCGAGGGCCTGGTCAAACAGGGCAAGTTGATGGAGAGCTTCGGCGCCAACTGCGTATACCTCACTGACTCAGCAGGCTACATGCTGCCCCACGATATCCAGGCACGGGTCGCGGCCCTGCGTGCAGCCCTGCACCCGGATACCGAGATCGGCTTTCACGGCCATCACAACCTGTCGATGGGCGTGTCCAACTCCATCGCGGCCATCGAAGCCGGCGCCACGCGCATTGATGCTGCGGCTGCCGGGCTGGGTGCCGGTGCGGGCAATACGCCGATGGAAATCCTGGTGGCGGTGTGTGACCGCATGGGCATTGAAACCGGGGTCAGTGTGTTCGGCATTCAGGACGTGGCCGAGGATCTGGTGGTGCCGATCATGGACTTCCCGATCCGCAGCGACCGCGACGCCCTGACCATGGGCTACGCCGGGGTGTACGGCTCGTTCCTGCTGTTTGCCAAGCGCGCCGAGAAAAAGTACGGCGTGCCGGCCCGGGAAATCCTCGTGGAGATGGGCCGTCGCGGCATGGTGGGCGGCCAGGAAGACATGATCGAAGACACTGCCATGACCCTGGCGCGCCAGCGGGCCTGA
- a CDS encoding Dabb family protein: protein MIKHIVMWNLAGDTLERNRQACLLLKERFEGLAGLIPGLLKIEVGVDVSRIDYACDVVLYSEFDSHEALAAYATHPEHLRVRRELGDSRIARHQVDYVVP from the coding sequence ATGATCAAACATATTGTGATGTGGAACCTTGCAGGGGACACGCTGGAAAGGAATCGGCAGGCCTGCCTGCTGCTCAAAGAGCGTTTCGAAGGCCTTGCCGGGTTGATACCGGGGCTGCTGAAAATAGAGGTCGGGGTTGATGTCAGCCGCATCGACTATGCCTGTGATGTCGTGCTCTACAGCGAGTTCGACTCGCATGAGGCCTTGGCTGCTTATGCCACCCACCCCGAGCACTTGCGGGTACGTCGGGAACTGGGCGATTCGCGGATTGCCAGGCATCAGGTGGACTATGTCGTGCCTTGA
- a CDS encoding tannase/feruloyl esterase family alpha/beta hydrolase — protein sequence MKPNSSTPRGAIALGLLALAMASAARAEDACSALAARALPDATITEARVIAAGQYSMPQNPLTRLASFSGMNPAGRAAIGPNPAFCKVAATLAPSSDSDIKIEVWLPLKGWNGKLLGVGSFGWGGAMMYPAMLSGLEQGYATVATDTGHDSSTEEGQGGRFALGHTEKLIDYAWRADHLMTVHAKDLVKAYYGKPASRAYWVGCSLGGLEGLIEAGRFPDDYDGIVAGAPPNPLVKFNAAQLWPGWLLGRNRDLNMTKAKFEMISQAALKACASPIGLKQGFIDDPQHCDFEPEQLLCKQDETADCLTAGQVELMKQLYRGPINPRTQEVIFPGVAKGNERLLGDFVDGKAFPVALDLFKYAAFQDPDWDWTTLDWDKTVNEAVSKLGPLLHVGSDLAPFFDRGAKLLLYVGWNDFHNGQELIDYYQSLLRDSGPAAQASARLFLIPGMGHCYGGAGCDTFDKLATIDNWVEHGVAPQRIVASKVEDGEVVRTRPLCAWPQVARYVGKGDVEDAGSYACVDATR from the coding sequence ATGAAACCAAACAGCTCAACGCCCCGCGGGGCTATTGCCCTGGGTCTGCTGGCCCTGGCAATGGCCTCGGCGGCCCGTGCCGAAGATGCCTGCAGTGCCCTGGCCGCCAGGGCCTTGCCCGATGCGACCATCACCGAGGCCCGGGTCATTGCCGCGGGGCAGTACTCCATGCCGCAGAACCCGCTGACGCGGCTGGCCAGTTTCTCAGGCATGAACCCGGCAGGGCGCGCCGCCATCGGGCCCAACCCGGCCTTTTGCAAGGTGGCGGCCACGCTTGCGCCCAGCAGCGATTCAGACATCAAGATCGAAGTGTGGTTGCCGCTCAAGGGCTGGAACGGCAAGTTGCTCGGTGTGGGCAGCTTTGGCTGGGGCGGGGCGATGATGTACCCGGCCATGCTCTCCGGGCTTGAGCAGGGCTACGCCACGGTGGCCACTGATACCGGTCACGACAGCAGCACAGAAGAGGGCCAGGGCGGACGGTTCGCTCTCGGCCACACGGAGAAATTGATCGACTATGCCTGGCGTGCTGACCACTTGATGACGGTGCATGCCAAGGATCTGGTCAAGGCTTACTATGGCAAGCCGGCCAGCCGCGCGTACTGGGTTGGCTGCTCGCTGGGTGGCCTTGAAGGCCTGATCGAAGCCGGGCGCTTTCCCGATGACTACGATGGCATCGTCGCCGGTGCGCCGCCCAATCCGCTGGTCAAGTTCAATGCCGCCCAGCTCTGGCCCGGCTGGCTGCTGGGGCGCAACCGTGACCTGAACATGACTAAAGCCAAGTTCGAGATGATCAGCCAGGCCGCACTTAAGGCCTGCGCCTCACCGATTGGCCTCAAGCAGGGGTTTATCGACGACCCGCAGCACTGTGACTTCGAACCCGAACAATTGCTGTGCAAGCAAGACGAGACGGCCGACTGCCTGACAGCGGGGCAGGTCGAACTGATGAAACAGCTCTATCGGGGCCCGATCAACCCGCGAACCCAGGAGGTGATTTTCCCCGGCGTGGCCAAGGGCAATGAACGCCTGCTAGGTGATTTTGTCGATGGCAAAGCGTTCCCGGTGGCATTGGACCTGTTCAAGTACGCGGCTTTCCAGGACCCGGACTGGGACTGGACGACCCTTGACTGGGACAAGACCGTGAACGAGGCCGTGAGCAAGCTCGGGCCGCTGTTGCATGTAGGTAGCGACCTTGCGCCGTTTTTCGACCGGGGAGCCAAGCTGCTGTTGTATGTGGGCTGGAATGACTTTCATAACGGCCAGGAACTGATCGACTACTACCAGTCGCTGCTGCGCGACTCGGGCCCTGCGGCGCAGGCTTCGGCACGCCTGTTCCTGATCCCGGGCATGGGCCATTGCTATGGCGGGGCGGGCTGCGACACTTTCGACAAGCTGGCCACTATCGACAATTGGGTGGAGCACGGCGTGGCGCCGCAGCGCATCGTTGCATCAAAAGTTGAAGATGGCGAGGTCGTGCGTACACGTCCCCTGTGCGCCTGGCCGCAGGTGGCCCGTTATGTGGGCAAGGGCGATGTAGAAGATGCCGGCAGTTATGCCTGCGTCGATGCAACTCGATAG
- a CDS encoding murein L,D-transpeptidase catalytic domain family protein — MLIFLRRFCLAAIALSATCSTAYAATANPVLLNKLSHAAPELNPQALKSALSAMQCAVNNGAKQARHLAVIDYSEPSTARRLWIFDLNRKTLVLRDLVAHGKKSGENFATSFSNADGSNQSSLGLFSTRESYIGSHGYSLRMDGLEPGINDLARERAIVIHPANYVNPLWSKTQGRIGRSLGCPAVRPQVARQVVDKLKNGQFMFAWYPDQQWLQSSAYLNCQPRQVASIVSARIGG, encoded by the coding sequence ATGCTGATCTTTTTACGTCGCTTTTGTCTTGCAGCCATTGCGCTGAGTGCAACCTGTAGCACTGCATACGCAGCCACCGCCAATCCCGTCCTGCTCAACAAACTTAGCCACGCCGCCCCCGAACTCAACCCGCAAGCCCTCAAAAGTGCCCTGAGCGCCATGCAGTGCGCGGTCAACAACGGCGCCAAGCAAGCCCGGCACCTGGCCGTGATCGATTACTCGGAGCCTTCGACTGCGCGCCGTCTCTGGATCTTTGACCTCAACCGCAAGACGTTGGTTCTGCGTGATCTCGTCGCCCACGGGAAAAAATCCGGGGAAAATTTTGCCACCAGCTTCTCCAACGCCGATGGCAGCAACCAGTCCAGCCTGGGCCTGTTCAGCACCCGCGAAAGCTATATCGGCAGCCACGGCTACTCGTTGCGCATGGACGGCCTGGAACCGGGGATCAACGATCTGGCCCGCGAACGGGCCATCGTGATCCACCCGGCCAATTATGTGAACCCCCTGTGGAGCAAGACCCAGGGTCGCATCGGCCGCAGCCTGGGTTGCCCGGCGGTACGCCCGCAAGTGGCGCGTCAGGTGGTCGACAAACTCAAGAATGGCCAGTTCATGTTCGCCTGGTACCCTGACCAGCAGTGGCTGCAATCCTCGGCTTACCTCAACTGCCAGCCACGCCAGGTGGCAAGTATCGTCTCGGCCAGGATCGGGGGTTGA
- a CDS encoding GNAT family N-acetyltransferase — protein MCAQPCTYRPMSPADLPAAHGLSAQLNWPHSLEDWSLLQRTFKGFVACVDDQLIGTAFACPQGAFATIGLVVVNPDFQGRGIGRRLMEQALEACKPGIAILNASVAGAPLYLSQGFVEFGIIEQRQGPAHAVELQALPEAEHCRALGLSDQARQLALANAGSALERSAIFAQLHDTLEHTAGIERDGQLQALALLRRAGRGHCIGPVIAENLEQAKYLIATLLARIPGQFVRIDVPQDSGLSEWLTLAGLEPVDCVTQMALGTPPQPAGGVRQYALVSQAMG, from the coding sequence ATGTGCGCACAGCCCTGCACTTACCGCCCCATGAGCCCGGCCGATTTGCCCGCGGCTCATGGGCTGTCCGCGCAACTGAACTGGCCCCATAGCCTCGAAGACTGGAGCCTGTTGCAGCGTACTTTCAAAGGATTTGTGGCCTGCGTCGATGATCAATTGATCGGTACGGCATTTGCCTGCCCCCAGGGCGCGTTTGCAACCATAGGCCTGGTGGTGGTCAACCCCGACTTTCAGGGCCGGGGCATTGGCCGCCGGTTGATGGAACAGGCACTTGAAGCCTGCAAGCCAGGCATTGCCATCCTCAATGCCTCCGTCGCCGGCGCCCCCCTGTATCTGAGCCAGGGCTTTGTCGAATTCGGTATCATCGAGCAACGCCAGGGCCCGGCGCATGCCGTAGAACTCCAGGCCTTGCCCGAAGCCGAGCATTGCCGTGCTCTCGGCCTGTCAGACCAGGCCCGACAACTTGCTCTGGCCAATGCAGGCAGCGCACTGGAGCGCAGCGCCATCTTTGCGCAGTTGCACGACACGCTGGAGCACACGGCAGGCATCGAACGTGACGGTCAGTTACAGGCCTTGGCGCTGTTGCGCCGTGCCGGTCGAGGTCATTGCATTGGCCCGGTCATCGCTGAAAACCTTGAGCAAGCCAAATATCTGATCGCTACCCTGCTCGCCCGGATCCCCGGCCAGTTTGTGCGAATCGATGTACCGCAGGACAGCGGCCTGAGTGAATGGCTGACGCTGGCCGGCCTTGAGCCAGTAGACTGCGTCACCCAAATGGCCCTCGGCACGCCCCCGCAACCTGCTGGCGGTGTTCGCCAGTACGCACTGGTTTCGCAAGCAATGGGTTGA
- a CDS encoding acetaldehyde dehydrogenase (acetylating): MSKKIKCALIGPGNIGTDLLYKLLRSEVLEPVWMVGIDATSEGLSRAREMGLKTTSDGVDGLLPHVLADNIQIAFDATSAYVHAENSRKLNELGVLMIDLTPAAIGPYCVPPVNLKANLKRGAMNVNMVTCGGQATIPLVAAVSSVQPVAYAEIVATAASKSVGPGTRKNIDEFTRTTASAIEQVGGAKKGKAIIIVNPAEPPLIMRDTVHCLTETEPDQAAISLAIATMIEQVQQYVPGYKLVNGPVFDGNRVSIFMEVEGLGDYLPKYAGNLDIMTAAAARTAEMFAEEILKGELQLKASAPQPALA; this comes from the coding sequence ATGAGCAAAAAGATAAAATGCGCCCTGATCGGGCCGGGCAATATCGGCACCGACCTGCTCTACAAATTGCTGCGCAGCGAGGTGCTGGAACCGGTATGGATGGTGGGCATCGACGCCACCTCCGAAGGCCTGAGCCGCGCCCGCGAAATGGGCCTCAAGACCACCAGTGACGGGGTCGACGGCCTGTTGCCCCATGTGCTGGCAGACAATATCCAGATCGCCTTCGATGCCACCTCGGCTTATGTGCATGCTGAAAACAGCCGCAAGCTCAACGAGCTGGGCGTGCTGATGATCGACCTGACGCCCGCCGCCATTGGCCCGTATTGCGTACCGCCGGTCAACCTCAAGGCCAACCTCAAGCGCGGCGCGATGAACGTCAATATGGTCACCTGCGGCGGCCAGGCCACCATTCCGCTGGTGGCGGCCGTGTCCAGCGTACAGCCGGTGGCTTACGCCGAAATCGTCGCCACTGCCGCGTCCAAATCGGTGGGCCCGGGCACGCGCAAGAATATCGACGAATTCACCCGTACCACGGCCAGTGCCATCGAACAGGTAGGCGGAGCGAAAAAGGGCAAGGCGATCATTATCGTCAACCCCGCCGAGCCGCCGCTGATCATGCGCGATACCGTGCATTGCCTGACTGAAACCGAGCCGGATCAAGCCGCGATCAGCCTCGCCATCGCCACCATGATCGAGCAGGTGCAGCAGTATGTGCCGGGCTACAAGCTGGTCAACGGCCCGGTGTTCGACGGCAACCGGGTATCGATTTTCATGGAGGTCGAAGGCCTCGGCGACTACCTGCCCAAGTACGCCGGCAACCTGGACATCATGACCGCCGCCGCTGCGCGCACCGCCGAGATGTTCGCCGAGGAAATCCTCAAGGGCGAGCTGCAACTCAAGGCATCCGCCCCTCAACCTGCCCTCGCTTAA
- a CDS encoding L,D-transpeptidase family protein — MFKKRAFYLSIALLTAPLVAVADPLQAGAENPVQQALNQLPQACPSLATHISQPMQQLLQGFYQGQGDQPVWSVNGRLGALQAALTQLADDGLDPGNYKVPAGHDLCADIETSQHYLQALQDLHYGRLQQSRFEPVWHASEVPQDRQAWTLALAGPGLNDVPRAFAQARPQNELYQNLRKVYARLRQQPLPQWQSLASGPLLRPGMQDARVPDLARRLVSEGYLNHMPTTVDHHYSNELVAAVKSFQLDHSLQADGVIGAGTLKELNVSPRDRREQLRINLERFRWIAQDLEPDSLLVNVPAAQLTVYQNGVPVWQTRTQVGRAERQTPLLKSRVNRLTLNPTWTIPPTIFREDKLPQIRRDPTFLSRQDLQIVDSNGQPLAAQDIDWDRPGNILLRQGAGPRNPLGKIAIRFPNPFSVYLHDTPSQALFSKAPRAFSSGCVRVEAVFQLRDLLVTPAEKVRSEELLSTGLTHEFRLSKPTPILMTYWTAQANKDGKVTYAPDIYNHDPALISALAGKK; from the coding sequence TTGTTCAAAAAACGCGCATTTTACTTGAGCATTGCCTTACTGACTGCGCCACTGGTCGCTGTAGCCGATCCCCTACAGGCGGGCGCCGAAAACCCGGTGCAACAGGCGCTCAACCAACTGCCCCAGGCCTGTCCAAGTTTGGCTACACACATCAGTCAGCCGATGCAGCAACTGCTGCAGGGCTTTTATCAGGGCCAGGGCGATCAGCCGGTGTGGTCGGTCAATGGCCGCCTGGGTGCCCTGCAAGCGGCGCTGACGCAACTGGCCGACGACGGCCTTGATCCCGGTAACTACAAGGTGCCTGCCGGGCATGACCTGTGTGCCGACATCGAAACCAGCCAGCACTACCTGCAGGCCTTGCAGGATCTGCACTATGGCCGTCTGCAACAGTCGCGCTTCGAGCCGGTCTGGCATGCCAGTGAAGTGCCACAAGATCGTCAGGCCTGGACTCTGGCCTTGGCCGGCCCGGGTCTGAACGATGTCCCTCGGGCCTTTGCCCAGGCGCGCCCGCAAAATGAGCTGTACCAGAATTTGCGCAAGGTTTATGCGCGTCTGCGCCAGCAACCGCTGCCACAATGGCAGTCGCTGGCCAGCGGCCCCTTGCTGCGCCCTGGCATGCAGGATGCGCGGGTGCCGGACCTGGCCCGGCGACTGGTCAGCGAAGGCTATCTGAACCACATGCCGACGACTGTCGATCACCATTACAGCAATGAGCTGGTGGCTGCGGTGAAGAGCTTTCAGCTTGATCACTCACTGCAGGCCGACGGCGTTATCGGCGCCGGCACCTTGAAGGAACTGAACGTCAGCCCCCGTGACCGGCGCGAACAACTGCGCATCAACCTGGAGCGTTTTCGCTGGATCGCCCAGGATCTGGAGCCTGACAGCCTGCTGGTCAACGTACCCGCCGCCCAATTGACCGTGTACCAGAACGGTGTGCCGGTGTGGCAGACCCGTACCCAGGTGGGCCGTGCCGAGCGCCAGACCCCGTTGCTCAAGTCCCGGGTCAATCGCCTGACCCTCAACCCGACCTGGACCATCCCGCCGACCATCTTTCGCGAAGACAAACTGCCGCAGATTCGACGCGACCCTACCTTCCTCAGCCGCCAGGATTTGCAGATCGTCGACAGCAACGGCCAGCCGCTGGCGGCGCAGGATATCGACTGGGACCGCCCGGGCAACATCCTCCTGCGCCAGGGGGCCGGGCCAAGAAACCCGCTGGGCAAAATTGCCATCCGCTTTCCCAATCCGTTCTCGGTGTACCTGCACGACACGCCCAGCCAAGCCCTGTTCAGCAAGGCGCCGCGCGCGTTCAGCTCGGGGTGCGTGCGGGTCGAAGCGGTATTCCAGTTGCGCGACCTGCTGGTGACACCTGCCGAAAAAGTACGCAGTGAAGAGCTGTTGAGCACCGGCTTGACCCATGAGTTCAGGCTGTCCAAGCCGACGCCGATCCTGATGACCTACTGGACGGCCCAGGCGAACAAGGACGGCAAGGTGACCTATGCGCCGGATATCTATAATCATGACCCGGCACTGATTTCGGCATTGGCGGGCAAAAAATAA